One window of the Streptomyces sp. ITFR-21 genome contains the following:
- the ruvA gene encoding Holliday junction branch migration protein RuvA: MIAFVSGPVAALAPDTAVIEVGGVGMAVQCAPGTLAALRVGQPARLATSLVVREDSLTLYGFADDDERQVFELLQTVSGVGPRLAQTMLAVHSPDALRAAVAAGDEKALTAVPGIGKKGAQRLLLELKDRLGAPVGPGASRGPGSPVSPSWHEQLHAALLGLGYAPREADEAVAAVTPQAEAAAQPNVGSLLRAALQTLNRTR, translated from the coding sequence GTGATCGCCTTCGTCAGCGGCCCGGTCGCCGCCCTCGCCCCGGACACCGCGGTCATCGAGGTCGGCGGCGTCGGCATGGCCGTGCAGTGCGCGCCCGGCACCCTGGCCGCGCTGCGCGTCGGCCAGCCCGCGCGGCTGGCCACCTCGCTGGTGGTCCGCGAGGACTCGCTGACCCTCTACGGCTTCGCGGACGACGACGAGCGGCAGGTCTTCGAGCTGCTCCAGACCGTCAGCGGGGTCGGGCCGCGGCTGGCGCAGACCATGCTGGCCGTGCACAGCCCGGACGCGCTGCGGGCCGCGGTGGCCGCCGGCGACGAGAAGGCGCTGACGGCGGTGCCCGGCATCGGCAAGAAGGGCGCTCAGCGGCTCCTGCTGGAGCTGAAGGACCGGCTGGGTGCCCCGGTGGGTCCGGGCGCATCCCGCGGCCCCGGCAGCCCCGTGAGCCCCTCCTGGCACGAACAGCTGCATGCCGCCCTGCTTGGCCTCGGCTACGCCCCCAGGGAGGCCGACGAGGCGGTCGCCGCCGTCACCCCGCAGGCCGAGGCCGCCGCCCAGCCGAACGTGGGCAGCCTGCTGCGCGCCGCCCTGCAGACCCTCAACCGCACCCGCTGA
- the ruvB gene encoding Holliday junction branch migration DNA helicase RuvB produces the protein MNWDDATAEPERLVGSAADREDQAVEAALRPKDLGEFIGQERVRQQLDLVLKAARQRGATADHVLLSGAPGLGKTTLSMIIAAEMGAPIRITSGPAIQHAGDLAAILSSLQDGEVLFLDEIHRMSRPAEEMLYMAMEDFRVDVIVGKGPGATAIPLELPPFTLVGATTRAGLLPPPLRDRFGFTGHMEFYAPAELERVIHRSAGLLDVEVAADGAAEIAGRSRGTPRIANRLLRRVRDYAQVRADGVITREIAGQALEVYEVDERGLDRLDRAVLHALLKLFGGGPVGLSTLAVAVGEERETVEEVAEPFLVREGLLARTPRGRVATRAAWTHLGLVPPQGAGGAGTGLAGPGQSGLFGG, from the coding sequence ATGAACTGGGACGACGCCACCGCCGAGCCGGAGCGACTGGTCGGCTCCGCCGCCGACCGCGAGGACCAGGCGGTGGAGGCGGCGCTGCGGCCCAAGGACCTCGGGGAGTTCATCGGGCAGGAGCGGGTCCGCCAGCAGCTCGACCTGGTGCTCAAGGCGGCCCGGCAGCGCGGCGCAACCGCCGACCACGTCCTGCTCTCCGGGGCCCCCGGCCTCGGCAAGACCACCCTGTCGATGATCATCGCGGCCGAGATGGGCGCGCCGATCCGGATCACCTCGGGCCCGGCCATCCAGCACGCCGGCGACCTCGCCGCGATCCTGTCCTCGCTCCAGGACGGCGAGGTGCTCTTCCTCGACGAGATCCACCGGATGTCCCGGCCGGCCGAGGAGATGCTCTACATGGCGATGGAGGACTTCCGGGTCGACGTGATCGTCGGCAAGGGCCCGGGGGCCACCGCGATCCCGCTGGAACTGCCGCCCTTCACCCTGGTCGGCGCCACCACCAGGGCCGGCCTGCTGCCGCCGCCGCTGCGCGACCGGTTCGGCTTCACCGGCCACATGGAGTTCTACGCCCCCGCCGAACTGGAACGGGTGATCCACCGCTCGGCCGGGCTGCTGGACGTGGAGGTGGCCGCCGACGGCGCCGCCGAGATCGCCGGGCGCTCCCGCGGCACCCCGCGGATCGCCAACCGGCTGCTGCGCCGGGTCCGCGACTACGCGCAGGTCAGGGCCGACGGGGTGATCACCAGGGAGATCGCCGGGCAGGCCCTGGAGGTGTACGAGGTGGACGAGCGCGGCCTGGACCGGCTGGACCGGGCGGTGCTGCACGCCCTGCTGAAGCTGTTCGGCGGCGGCCCGGTCGGCCTGTCGACGCTCGCGGTCGCGGTCGGCGAGGAGCGGGAGACGGTGGAGGAGGTCGCCGAGCCGTTCCTGGTCCGGGAGGGCCTGCTGGCCCGCACGCCCCGGGGCCGGGTGGCCACCCGGGCGGCCTGGACGCACCTCGGACTGGTGCCGCCGCAGGGCGCCGGGGGAGCCGGGACAGGTTTGGCGGGACCGGGACAGAGCGGGCTGTTCGGCGGGTGA
- the yajC gene encoding preprotein translocase subunit YajC, which produces MNPVTLLPLILIVGVMFMMTRSAKNKQRQAATMRNQMEPGAGVRTIGGLYAVVKEVNDETVLLELTDGVHAHFAKNAIGTVLSEAEFNRIVHGIEPEELDDDETADAVEADGEDAPETVDASGPDDAHPDLLKKDTGDAHADENVDLSKAGEARGQDGSGAGSK; this is translated from the coding sequence GTGAATCCCGTCACTCTCCTCCCCTTGATCCTGATCGTCGGCGTCATGTTCATGATGACGCGGTCGGCGAAGAACAAGCAGCGTCAGGCCGCGACCATGCGCAACCAGATGGAACCGGGCGCGGGCGTCCGTACCATCGGTGGCCTCTACGCCGTGGTCAAGGAGGTCAACGACGAGACGGTGCTCCTTGAGCTGACCGACGGCGTGCACGCGCACTTCGCGAAGAACGCCATCGGCACGGTGCTCAGCGAGGCGGAGTTCAACCGCATCGTGCACGGTATCGAGCCGGAGGAGCTCGACGACGACGAGACGGCCGACGCCGTCGAGGCGGACGGCGAGGACGCCCCGGAGACGGTGGACGCGTCCGGTCCGGACGACGCACACCCCGATCTCCTCAAGAAGGACACCGGGGACGCCCATGCCGACGAGAACGTCGACCTGAGCAAGGCCGGGGAGGCGCGGGGGCAGGACGGCTCCGGCGCCGGCTCCAAGTAG